TTGACACGATTGAAGATATGAAAATCCTTTTTGATCGGATCCCGCTGGACGAGATGTCGGTTTCCATGACCATGAACGGCGCGGTCCTGCCCGTGCTGGCGGCTTTTATCGTGGCCGCCGAAGAACAAGGGGTTGCGCAGCCCAAGCTGACCGGCACGATCCAGAATGATATCCTCAAGGAATACCTCACCCGCAACACCTATATTTATCCACCGGCGCCGTCCATGCGGATCGTGTCGGATATCATTGCGTATTGCTCGCAGCATATGCCCAAGTATAATACGGTCAGTATCAGCGGGTATCACATGATGGAGGCGGGCGCCAATTCTGTTCTGCAGACGGCCTTTACCATGGCGGACGGACTGGAATACGTGCGGGCGGCGCTGAGCGCCGGCCTGGACATTGACGATTTCGCTCCGCGGTTGTCCTTTTTCTTCGGAATCGGGATGAACTTTTTCATGGACATCGCCATGCTGCGGGCCGCCCGGATTCTGTGGGCGGAGTTGATGGGCCGTTTCAATCCCAAAAATCCTGTCTCCAGCATGCTGCGAACCCACTGCCAGACATCGGGCTGGAGTTTGACCCTGCAGGATCCTTACAATAATATCGTCCGGACCACGCTGGAGTGTCTCTCGGCTGTTTTGGGCGGCACCCAGTCGCTGCATACCAATTCATTTGACGAGGCGGTGGGGCTGCCCACCGAAACCTCTGCCCGCATTGCCAGAAACACACAGATCATCGTCCAGGAGGAAAGCAAAATTTGTCAGGTGGTGGATCCGCTGGGAGGCTCTTATTACGTTGAACATTTAACCCATTCAATTGTAGCCGAAGCCAAGAAAATTCTCAAAGAAGTTGAGAAGCTGGGTGGTATGGCAAAAGCGATTGAATCCGGCATGCCCAAAATGAAAATTGAAGCGTCCGCCGCCCGGGCCCAGGCCAGAATCGATCAGGGTAAGGATATCATCGTGGGCGTAAACAAATATCGGGTGGAAGAAGAGATCTTAACGGATGTTTTTGAAGTTCCGATTGCCATTCGCGACGAACAGATCGCAAGATTAAAGGATACAAAGGCCAAACGCGACCCCCAGGCCGTAGCGCAAGCTCTGGCCGCCATTACAACAAGCGCGGAAGGCAGCGGCAACCTGCTGGAAGTCTGTATCCCGGCCATGCGGGCCAGGGCAACCGTCGGAGAGGTATCGGAGGTAATGGAA
The window above is part of the Desulfobacterales bacterium genome. Proteins encoded here:
- the scpA gene encoding methylmalonyl-CoA mutase — its product is MAEHPDKQKWSALVKKELRGEPVETLNWMTPEGIEVKPLYTAEDLEGLDFVNTLPGFPPYVRGVKASMYAGRPWTIRQYAGFSTAKESNEFYRKNLAAGQKGLSVAFDLATHRGYDSDHPRVMGDVGKAGVAIDTIEDMKILFDRIPLDEMSVSMTMNGAVLPVLAAFIVAAEEQGVAQPKLTGTIQNDILKEYLTRNTYIYPPAPSMRIVSDIIAYCSQHMPKYNTVSISGYHMMEAGANSVLQTAFTMADGLEYVRAALSAGLDIDDFAPRLSFFFGIGMNFFMDIAMLRAARILWAELMGRFNPKNPVSSMLRTHCQTSGWSLTLQDPYNNIVRTTLECLSAVLGGTQSLHTNSFDEAVGLPTETSARIARNTQIIVQEESKICQVVDPLGGSYYVEHLTHSIVAEAKKILKEVEKLGGMAKAIESGMPKMKIEASAARAQARIDQGKDIIVGVNKYRVEEEILTDVFEVPIAIRDEQIARLKDTKAKRDPQAVAQALAAITTSAEGSGNLLEVCIPAMRARATVGEVSEVMEKVFGRYVATTQCISGVYAAEFGDSEIIASLRKRTDNFHNRHGRRPRILVTKMGQDGHDRGIKVIATAYADMGFDVDISPMFQTPAEVARMAVENDVHIVGVSTLAAGHKVLVPRLLEALKKEGGGDILVVVGGIVPLADYEFLCAQGVAGIFGPGTVVTDSANQVLNALEKKSKTAHGD